A portion of the Candidatus Pristimantibacillus lignocellulolyticus genome contains these proteins:
- a CDS encoding CHY zinc finger protein: MNIYGNIVDNETRCIHYHTEKDIVAIKFKCCEKYYPCYKCHEEHANHSIERWPQEQFDELAILCGSCHTESTIKQYMNATNCPHCEAIFNERCALHYHIYFEK; this comes from the coding sequence ATGAACATCTATGGGAATATTGTAGATAATGAAACACGCTGTATTCATTATCATACTGAGAAAGATATTGTTGCTATCAAATTTAAATGTTGCGAAAAATATTATCCTTGCTACAAATGCCATGAAGAACATGCTAATCACAGCATCGAGCGTTGGCCACAAGAGCAATTTGACGAATTGGCGATCCTCTGTGGTAGCTGTCACACAGAATCAACGATTAAACAATATATGAATGCAACGAATTGTCCTCATTGTGAGGCAATCTTTAATGAGCGATGTGCACTTCATTATCATATATATTTCGAGAAGTAG
- a CDS encoding SDR family oxidoreductase, whose translation MKKVAIITGATRGIGRSIALLLSQAGYIVIINGINQLLIDEVVQQINRSDGEALGYCCNVGDAVNVTAMINTVMEKFGQIDVLIHNAGNLHDQLCLHMTDEQWQSVLDVHLNGAFYCIQRVLPYMQQNGGDILLMTSTAGLSGSVGQVNYSAAKAAILGMVWTLAAELKRNRIRVNGISPAALTDMTRPVIDRLKEKCELRNDPFPEFWKVGESDDVARFVVTLLDQPEPDLSGEIFGVNGTKVTKWRKPEPVIIENSIDDFFESWRRQKGNN comes from the coding sequence ATGAAGAAAGTAGCCATCATTACTGGAGCAACGAGGGGGATTGGGCGTAGTATCGCCTTACTTCTTAGTCAGGCAGGTTATATCGTAATAATTAACGGTATTAATCAACTATTAATTGATGAGGTTGTACAACAGATTAACCGAAGTGATGGTGAGGCACTGGGATACTGCTGTAATGTTGGAGATGCTGTGAATGTCACGGCTATGATAAATACCGTTATGGAGAAGTTTGGCCAGATAGATGTATTGATCCATAACGCTGGTAATTTGCATGACCAACTATGTCTGCATATGACAGATGAACAGTGGCAATCTGTGCTAGATGTCCATTTGAACGGCGCCTTTTATTGCATTCAACGAGTATTACCCTATATGCAACAGAATGGCGGCGATATTCTTTTGATGACCTCTACAGCTGGATTAAGTGGTTCAGTTGGACAAGTAAACTATAGTGCAGCAAAAGCAGCAATACTTGGCATGGTATGGACGCTGGCAGCAGAACTAAAGCGCAACCGAATTAGAGTTAATGGTATTTCACCAGCTGCACTAACGGATATGACTAGACCTGTCATCGATCGTTTGAAGGAAAAGTGTGAACTTAGAAATGACCCTTTCCCAGAATTTTGGAAAGTAGGAGAATCAGACGATGTTGCTCGTTTCGTAGTCACATTACTAGACCAGCCTGAGCCCGATTTATCCGGTGAAATATTTGGTGTCAACGGTACGAAAGTGACCAAGTGGAGGAAACCTGAGCCTGTCATAATTGAAAACAGTATAGACGACTTTTTTGAATCATGGCGACGACAGAAAGGAAATAATTAA
- a CDS encoding energy-coupling factor transporter transmembrane protein EcfT — protein MSNTVLIGQYQETYSIFHRLDPRTKILAIILLMISFLMLDSFVSYTIATIFVMSILLLSKIPLFVFVKGLKPILFILLFTFLYHVIFTTGNVIWSWSFIHISVEGLQNGTRYVWRILLLILLASILTLTTKPLVLADGLVKLLSPLSKFNIPVEQFALMIVIAIRFIPTILQELDRILLAQKARGHDVTVLPLHKRIFAYIPMLIPLLFTIIQRAEQLTFAIDARAYGNGKGRTTFKLLKFQQLDYVVGIIVILMIVILLFV, from the coding sequence ATGTCAAATACAGTTTTAATAGGACAATATCAGGAGACTTACTCCATATTCCACCGACTTGACCCACGTACGAAGATTTTAGCTATCATCCTCCTTATGATTAGCTTCCTAATGCTAGATTCGTTCGTTAGCTACACAATAGCAACAATCTTCGTTATGAGCATATTGTTATTATCAAAGATCCCTTTGTTTGTTTTTGTAAAAGGGTTGAAACCTATCTTATTCATATTACTTTTTACGTTTCTATACCATGTCATATTTACTACAGGAAACGTCATTTGGTCATGGTCTTTCATCCATATATCGGTGGAGGGTTTACAGAATGGGACACGTTACGTTTGGCGGATCCTATTGCTTATCTTACTTGCTTCTATATTAACGTTAACTACTAAACCATTAGTATTAGCGGATGGTCTAGTTAAATTATTGTCGCCGCTATCCAAATTCAATATACCTGTAGAGCAGTTTGCACTAATGATCGTCATTGCGATACGGTTTATCCCAACTATTTTACAGGAGCTAGATCGTATATTATTGGCACAAAAAGCAAGAGGTCATGATGTTACAGTGCTACCGCTTCACAAACGAATCTTTGCATATATTCCAATGCTTATTCCGTTACTATTCACGATCATACAACGTGCTGAGCAACTAACTTTTGCGATTGATGCTCGTGCGTATGGTAATGGTAAGGGGAGAACTACCTTTAAGTTATTAAAATTTCAACAATTGGATTATGTAGTCGGCATAATCGTAATATTAATGATAGTAATCCTCTTGTTTGTTTAG
- a CDS encoding ATP-binding cassette domain-containing protein, whose protein sequence is MEYQLNDVSVNYNESMALYNINCTIQSGKWISIIGQTGAGKSTFVQLLKGLIPNISGEYLIDKQPVLRERKGHIKVNSDIGYVFQYPEHQLFETTVYKELAFAPKIKGYSDQQIKKSIDSILSQMDLSEEILQLAPFQLSGGQKRSIAIASVLITDPQLLILDEPTAGLDPVNKAALLQLLKQWQDQHNRTVLFVSHQMNDVAEYSDEVIMLHEGKLVGHFDTNHLFLKQADLLENLGLSLPEPVQLLMLVEELSGQTIEVSSCREQHILEKVSPIWHARS, encoded by the coding sequence ATGGAATATCAACTAAATGATGTGAGTGTTAATTATAATGAAAGCATGGCTTTATACAATATTAATTGTACGATCCAAAGCGGTAAATGGATTTCAATTATTGGTCAAACTGGAGCAGGAAAATCTACATTTGTCCAACTGTTGAAAGGTCTAATTCCCAATATTTCTGGAGAATATTTGATTGATAAGCAGCCAGTTCTAAGAGAACGGAAAGGTCATATCAAAGTCAATTCTGATATAGGTTATGTTTTTCAATATCCAGAGCATCAATTATTTGAAACAACGGTATACAAAGAACTTGCTTTTGCACCGAAAATTAAAGGTTATTCTGATCAGCAAATTAAGAAATCTATCGATTCTATTCTTTCGCAGATGGATTTGTCGGAGGAAATTCTCCAGTTGGCACCGTTCCAATTGAGCGGTGGTCAAAAACGTAGCATAGCAATCGCTTCAGTATTAATTACAGATCCCCAACTTCTAATTTTAGACGAACCAACAGCTGGTCTTGACCCTGTAAATAAAGCCGCTTTGTTGCAGCTACTAAAGCAATGGCAAGACCAGCATAATCGAACTGTTCTTTTTGTATCACATCAAATGAATGATGTTGCCGAATATTCAGATGAAGTGATAATGCTTCATGAAGGGAAGCTTGTGGGGCATTTTGATACGAACCATTTATTTCTAAAACAAGCTGATTTACTAGAAAATCTCGGATTGTCTCTACCTGAACCTGTACAACTGTTAATGTTAGTAGAGGAATTATCCGGACAGACAATAGAAGTGTCAAGCTGTAGGGAACAGCATATTCTCGAAAAGGTATCGCCTATCTGGCATGCAAGGAGTTAA
- a CDS encoding MaoC family dehydratase, which produces MIKIKIKRLITSHIIKQYAAVSKDHASIHVNAEVATKIGYKRPIAHGMYVMGLAQSIYLMQHPTKWIMNYNMTFQKPLLVDTVAIFEYIEHNEEIIVSVSVESGEVIASGAFSVKERSL; this is translated from the coding sequence GTGATCAAGATTAAAATTAAGAGATTAATAACAAGTCATATAATCAAGCAATATGCAGCTGTATCAAAAGATCATGCTTCCATACACGTTAATGCTGAAGTTGCTACAAAGATAGGCTATAAGCGCCCCATCGCGCATGGTATGTATGTAATGGGTCTAGCGCAATCCATATACTTAATGCAACACCCAACTAAATGGATTATGAACTATAACATGACATTTCAAAAGCCACTATTAGTTGATACTGTGGCGATTTTTGAATATATAGAACACAATGAAGAGATAATTGTGAGCGTAAGTGTTGAATCTGGTGAAGTCATTGCATCTGGTGCTTTCTCAGTGAAAGAGAGGTCATTATGA
- a CDS encoding energy-coupling factor transporter ATPase, protein MLTFENVHFYYKKGKPIIENLNFTIEQGEYVAIVGANGCGKSTIAKLMDGLLLPKEGSVKYNSLDTSKKTDLNLIHQQIGIVFQNPEDQFITTTVMDEIIFGLENIRVPSEEMRSRLEDALQAVQMEDYIEMMPHQLSGGQKQRVAIAAILAMHPKAIIFDEATSMLDPKGREQILSIMNELHRQGMTIIVITHHMDEVLCAERILLIHQGRLEFDGDPTTFFLTVDVTKYQLELPFAVRLYNTLHSKSPVNADWKELIRLQWNIN, encoded by the coding sequence ATGCTTACATTCGAAAATGTTCATTTCTATTATAAAAAGGGAAAGCCCATCATAGAGAATTTGAACTTTACAATTGAACAAGGAGAATATGTGGCCATTGTTGGAGCAAATGGTTGTGGTAAATCAACGATTGCAAAACTAATGGATGGATTGTTGCTTCCTAAGGAAGGTAGTGTCAAATACAACAGTCTAGACACGTCAAAAAAGACAGATCTTAATCTGATTCACCAACAAATTGGCATTGTTTTTCAAAATCCAGAAGATCAATTCATTACCACAACTGTGATGGATGAAATTATATTTGGCCTGGAGAATATTCGTGTACCAAGTGAGGAAATGCGTAGTAGGTTGGAAGATGCACTACAAGCTGTACAGATGGAGGATTATATCGAGATGATGCCTCACCAGCTTTCAGGTGGTCAAAAACAACGAGTGGCCATTGCAGCAATTTTGGCAATGCACCCTAAAGCTATCATTTTTGATGAGGCTACTTCAATGCTCGATCCAAAGGGTAGAGAACAGATACTATCCATTATGAATGAACTACATCGCCAAGGTATGACGATTATTGTTATCACTCATCATATGGATGAAGTATTATGTGCCGAGCGTATTTTACTCATTCATCAAGGTAGGCTTGAATTTGATGGTGATCCAACCACGTTCTTCTTAACCGTCGATGTCACGAAATATCAGTTAGAACTGCCATTTGCAGTACGGCTATACAATACACTTCACTCCAAATCACCTGTTAACGCAGATTGGAAGGAGTTGATCCGTTTACAATGGAATATCAACTAA